Proteins from a genomic interval of Gossypium hirsutum isolate 1008001.06 chromosome A09, Gossypium_hirsutum_v2.1, whole genome shotgun sequence:
- the LOC107889490 gene encoding 30S ribosomal protein S9, mitochondrial — MKTLSLFLPKPLAFFSTMMFCRLLTRASHFRFLPLLSSKSLPCPSFSQPHPLSLVRFLSTNNNDNRKDQSFSNPWNFSEEANGKFGNLFPDESQKKSGEGDWFVGEEDKAWSFGEEDKDDGVFDFKEEAVQDVGLTIDGTGIALGVDEVEDREKLEEEEKQLTAVLKGPNRAFGDLIAASGITDAMLDSLIALKDLEGVEGLPPLSVIEDMRYEKNTRKSTRAEMERQKLEEMAKERVRQVDDKGRAYGTGRRKCSTARVWVEPGDGKFIINDKEFDVYFPMLDHRAALLRPFSETKTLGLWDIKCTVKGGGLSGQVGAIQLGISRALQNFEPELRPPLRAAGFLTRDSRVVERKKPGKAKARKSFQWVKR, encoded by the exons ATGAAAACCCTTTCCCTCTTTCTCCCAAAACCCTTGGCCTTTTTCTCTACGATGATGTTCTGTCGTCTCCTCACCAGAGCTTCCCATTTCCGTTTTCTGCCTCTTCTTTCCTCCAAATCCCTGCCATGTCCTTCCTTCTCTCAACCCCATCCACTTTCCCTCGTCCGTTTCCTCTCAACCAACAACAATGACAATAGGAAAGATCAGTCATTTTCCAATCCCTGGAATTTTTCCGAAGAAGCTAACGGCAAATTCGGGAATCTTTTCCCCGATGAATCGCAAAAGAAGAGCGGGGAAGGGGATTGGTTCGTTGGAGAGGAAGACAAAGCGTGGAGCTTTGGAGAAGAAGACAAAGATGATGGTGTGTTTGATTTTAAAGAAGAAGCTGTACAAGATGTTGGTCTAACCATTGATGGTACCGGTATTGCTTTGGGTGTTGATGAGGTTGAGGACCGGGAGaagcttgaagaagaagagaaacAACTCACTGCCGTACTCAAAG GCCCGAATCGTGCATTTGGTGACCTTATTGCAGCATCCGGTATCACAGATGCGATGCTTGACAGTTTGATAGCTCTAAAGGATCTGGAAGGGGTTGAGGGGTTGCCACCTTTAAGTGTTATAGAAGACATGCGTTATGAAAAGAATACGAGGAAATCCACAAGAGCTGAAATGGAACGCCAGAAGCTGGAGGAGATGGCCAAAGAAAGGGTAAGACAAGTAGATGATAAAGGAAGGGCTTATGGGACTGGGAGAAGGAAATGTAGTACAGCTCGTGTTTGGGTTGAACCTGGTGATGGGAAGTTCATTATCAATGACAAAGAATTTGATGTCTATTTCCCAATGCTTGATCACCGTGCGGCTCTTCTTCGGCCATTCTCAGAGACCAAGACCTTGGGCCTTTGGGACATCAAATGCACGGTTAAAGGAGGTGGTCTTTCTG GTCAAGTGGGAGCAATTCAGCTGGGAATCAGTAGGGCCTTGCAAAATTTTGAGCCAGAGCTACGTCCTCCCCTTAGAGCCG CTGGTTTCTTGACAAGGGATTCACGTGTGGTTGAAAGGAAAAAGCCAGGGAAGGCAAAAGCGAGGAAGAGCTTCCAATGGGTCAAGCGTTGA